A window of the Arachis duranensis cultivar V14167 chromosome 5, aradu.V14167.gnm2.J7QH, whole genome shotgun sequence genome harbors these coding sequences:
- the LOC107489804 gene encoding uncharacterized protein LOC107489804, with product MPAESDKGSPNLELLPSPPCLDPISPSIHSPYGFPLLENLELSDCNLSDEDLHILSCFSNLASLDISRNHFLTLPKCFNRLCSLQELYMANCMKLQHISGIPPNLEHIDATSCTRLESQSLDFLLSQGFSKAFKFEVIAPRPKMKMPFNYQSEGGSISFWIGQKVPRIALCFIFGLGNKITGFFSCEVQLSINGQKASNRVERFLSVIGDLTWLYHQDVMDFNTYLLHEQNYVEVTCEIIDASKDAEVTVYYCGVHEYKDDEDVKTQNLMLHSSSNSSDIREGNVNDPLDNTGSDCCSLARNLRLYEIPDKQWKRHPASINAEALEGDGCMAKENGKATGIMSADVVHQSKELPLLQLKQYDDVVWDPMLLECQLNSMNENPLLSHHDYHTSKSKEVGPMMVRALDSPKEMKENAFDNVNKEGLVSQKKVGLKMDNVLKEPKEEPEVPIVTRKMEQELQYETKSNKLDVFPMAHNTSQFDFNDNMEEFYATLRAETFALSSLTSRNGRDDFKLAYPEISEETEKALETLKEFLSKQFHQLLSLGSFSSMKAALESLSTLSTDADVSLCLKSLLLQLSTDFDQWSCDYIDASMKLESSTAGLSNLDTLEDSLIANRNQFSEFSSIEIDLCSQLVYLEQRNKELEQQLEAIKYSISISEVTRDTALSKKRETFEEGKMLKAQRDQLRKQRPRLRSEQESAKATKANIEDEWSKIREKFDGILNIFGSKYCN from the exons ATGCCGGCAGAATCCGACAAGGGTTCGCCAAATCTAGAGCTACTACCATCACCACCATGTCTAGATCCGATCTCTCCTAGCATCCATTCGCCGTATGGCTTCCCTTTGTTGGAAAACCTTGAACTAAGTGACTGCAATCTATCAGATGAAGATCTACATATCCTTAGTTGCTTTTCCAACCTCGCATCCTTAGACATTTCTAGAAACCATTTTCTAACCCTTCCCAAATGCTTCAATAGACTTTGTAGCTTGCAGGAGCTTTACATGGCTAACTGCATGAAACTTCAACATATTTCTGGGATTCCTCCCAATTTAGAACACATAGATGCTACTAGTTGCACCCGTTTGGAATCACAATCATTGGACTTCTTATTAAGCCAG GGTTTCTCTAAGGCATTCAAATTTGAGGTTATAGCACCAAGGCCAAAGATGAAAATGCCATTCAACTACCAGAGTGAAGGAGGATCTATCTCATTTTGGATTGGCCAGAAAGTCCCAAGAATTGCTCTGTGTTTTATTTTTGGACTAGGAAATAAAATTACTGGCTTTTTCTCCTGTGAAGTCCAGCTATCTATTAATGGACAGAAAGCATCCAATAGAGTAGAGAGGTTCCTTTCGGTGATTGGTGATCTCACATGGCTATATCATCAAGATGTAATGGATTTCAATACTTATTTACTGCATGAACAAAATTATGTTGAAGTTACTTGTGAAATCATAGATGCAAGCAAAGATGCAGAAGTGACTGTGTACTATTGTGGAGTTCATGAGTATAAGGATGATGAGGATGTCAAGACACAAAATTTGATGTTGCACTCAAGTTCAAATTCTAGTGATATCAGGGAAGGTAATGTTAATGATCCCTTGGATAACACAGGAAGTGATTGCTGTTCATTGGCTAGAAATTTGAGGCTTTATGAAATACCAGATAAACAGTGGAAACGACATCCAGCTTCAATAAATGCTGAAGCGCTTGAAGGTGATGGATGCATGGCAAAGGAAAATGGAAAAGCTACTGGTATAATGTCAGCTGATGTAGTGCATCAAAGCAAGGAGTTGCCATTGTTGCAACTGAAGCAATATGATGATGTGGTTTGGGATCCAATGCTATTAGAATGTCAGTTGAATAGTATGAATGAGAATCCACTCCTCTCTCATCATGATTACCACACATCAAAAAGCAAAG AAGTTGGACCTATGATGGTTAGGGCTCTAGATTCTCccaaagaaatgaaagaaaatgcCTTTGACAATGTCAATAAGGAGGGTTTGGTATCTCAAAAGAAGGTAGGATTGAAAATGGATAATGTCCTGAAGGAGCCAAAGGAAGAACCTGAG GTTCCCATTGTTACCAGAAAAATGGAACAAGAGCTGCAATATGAAACCAAGAGCAATAAGCTTGATGTGTTTCCAATGGCACACAATACAAGTCAATTTGACTTCAATGACAATATGGAAGAATTTTATGCTACCCTCCGTGCTGAGACCTTTGCTCTATCATCTTTAACTTCAAGAAATGGCAGAGATGATTTCAAATTAGCTTATCCTGAAATTAGTGAAGAAACTGAGAAAGCTTTGGAAACACTCAAGGAATTCCTCTCCAAACAATTTCATCAACTTTTGTCTTTGGGGTCATTTTCCTCCATGAAAGCTGCCTTAGAAAGTCTCTCCACTTTGTCTACAGATGCTGATGTCTCTTTGTGTTTAAAATCTCTTTTACTACAACTTTCAACAGATTTTGATCAGTGGAGTTGTGATTACATTGATGCAAGTATGAAACTTGAGTCATCAACTGCAGGTCTTTCAAACTTAGATACATTGGAAGATAGTTTGATAGCTAACAGGAACCAGTTCAGTGAATTTTCATCCATAGAAATTGATCTTTGCAGCCAGTTGGTTTATTTAGAACAAAGAAACAAAGAGCTTGAACAGCAATTGGAAGCCATTAAATACAGTATCTCCATCTCTGAAGTGACTAGGGACACTGCCCTTAGTAAGAAAAGAGAAACTTTTGAGGAAGGAAAAATGTTGAAAGCTCAAAGAGATCAATTGAGGAAGCAAAGGCCACGTTTGAGATCAGAGCAAGAATCAGCAAAAGCTACCAAAGCAAACATTGAGGATGAGTGGTCCAAGATTAGAGAGAAATTTGATGGAATCTTGAACATTTTTGGGTCAAAATATTGTAACTAG
- the LOC107489827 gene encoding uncharacterized protein LOC107489827: protein MTNENTSSVEIDYEYEDYNSSKRPKMTSKVWEDMQRIQTTDGSKALCKHCGKMLQANCGTSHLKRHLMICPKRPKTADHTEDSMPTVCFRGSGSAKDSGLNTLLMVRPLKVEPESQVTIYSQNPNIRVPTAIPSIENTPSSIRELHEKNSSNLLLPGIESPQNEEELVLNDVEMKAFYASLDAETSVTSPSQDISAVTESSNSTPCEETKNALQTLQDLLSKDFSALVHPGQCGTFKSTIDYLSKLSSDDGVSSEIKLLILEVSREFTRWSCDYNDASRKIESASANILKADKLEESLEVNKNQFKEVLSLENELSNQIASLEQKKKELEEQISAIKANLSVFQSAKNTAIKRKREVFEEAKTLKAQRDELRDQVPHLRDECEEAKKIQANLRAEWTKLGEKFSKGLTGVNCEDSDGMAIQICQPENQI, encoded by the exons ATGACAAATGAGAATACAAGCAGTGTTGAGATAGATTATGAATATGAAGATTATAATAGTTCAAAGCGCCCAAAAATGACATCCAAAGTATGGGAAGATATGCAGCGAATCCAAACAACTGATGGAAGTAAAGCTCTGTGCAAGCATTGTGGAAAGATGTTGCAAGCTAATTGTGGGACTTCTCATTTGAAACGTCACTTAATGATATGCCCGAAGCGTCCAAAAACTGCTGATCATACTGAAGATTCAATGCCTACAGTTTGTTTCAGAGGTAGTGGCAGTGCCAAAG ATTCTGGATTAAACACACTGCTTATGGTTCGTCCATTAAAGGTTGAACCCGAATCCCAAGTCACAATTTATTCACAGAATCCAAATATTAGGGTACCAACTGCCATTCCATCTATAGAAAACACCCCCAGTTCCATACGAGAACTACATGAGAAAAACAGTTCCAATTTGTTGCTGCCTGGCATTGAATCCCCCCAGAATGAAGAGGAACTTGTACTGAACGATGTAGAAATGAAAGCATTTTATGCTTCTCTTGATGCTGAGACCTCAGTTACATCACCTTCCCAAGATATCTCAGCCGTTACCGAATCATCGAACAGCACACCATGTGAAGAGACCAAGAATGCATTGCAAACACTGCAAGACCTTCTCTCCAAAGACTTCTCTGCACTAGTGCATCCTGGACAGTGTGGTACCTTCAAATCTACTATAGATTACCTTTCCAAGTTGTCTTCTGACGATGGAGTCTCATCAGAAATAAAGTTGTTGATATTAGAAGTTTCAAGAGAATTCACCAGGTGGAGTTGTGACTACAATGATGCTAGTAGGAAAATAGAGTCTGCCAGTGCCAACATCTTGAAAGCAGATAAACTAGAAGAGAGTCTTGAAGTGAACAAGAATCAGTTCAAGGAAGTCTTGTCGTTGGAAAATGAGTTAAGCAACCAGATCGCGAGCTTGgagcagaagaagaaagagcTAGAAGAGCAAATAAGTGCCATTAAGGCTAACTTATCTGTGTTTCAATCAGCAAAGAACACAGCTATTAAGAGGAAAAGGGAAGTCTTTGAAGAAGCAAAGACACTCAAAGCACAAAGAGATGAGTTGAGGGACCAAGTGCCTCACTTGAGAGATGAGTGTGAAGAGGCCAAGAAAATACAAGCAAATTTAAGAGCTGAATGGACAAAGCTTGGAGAAAAATTTAGCAAAGGCTTAACTGGGGTAAATTGTGAGGACTCGGATGGTATGGCTATTCAGATATGTCAAccagaaaatcaaatttaa